Proteins from a genomic interval of Pseudomonas silesiensis:
- a CDS encoding methyl-accepting chemotaxis protein, whose translation MHEMTATVQEVARNAEQASQAAAAADGEAREGDKVVNEAIAQIERLASEVARSTEAMNVLQQESDKIGSVMDVIKAVADQTNLLALNAAIEAARAGEAGRGFAVVADEVRGLAQRTQKSTEEIEGLVAGLQNGTQQVSAVMNNSRTLTDSSVALTRKAGLSLENITRTVSNIQSMNQQIAAAAEQQSAVAEEISRSIINVRDVSEQTAAASDETAASSVELARLGNQLQMMVSHFRV comes from the coding sequence ATGCACGAGATGACAGCCACGGTGCAGGAAGTCGCGCGCAATGCAGAGCAAGCGTCCCAGGCCGCGGCTGCCGCTGACGGTGAAGCTCGTGAAGGCGACAAGGTGGTCAACGAAGCCATCGCCCAGATCGAACGCCTGGCCAGCGAAGTGGCACGTTCAACCGAAGCCATGAATGTGCTGCAGCAGGAAAGTGACAAGATCGGCAGCGTCATGGACGTGATCAAGGCGGTCGCCGATCAGACCAACCTGCTGGCGCTCAACGCCGCCATCGAAGCGGCCCGTGCCGGTGAAGCCGGTCGTGGGTTTGCCGTGGTGGCCGACGAAGTGCGTGGCCTGGCCCAACGTACGCAGAAATCCACCGAAGAAATCGAAGGCCTGGTCGCCGGTCTGCAGAACGGCACCCAACAGGTGTCGGCGGTGATGAACAACAGCCGGACCCTGACCGACAGCAGCGTGGCGCTGACCCGCAAGGCCGGCTTGTCACTGGAAAACATCACCCGCACGGTGTCCAACATCCAGTCGATGAACCAGCAGATCGCGGCCGCCGCCGAGCAGCAAAGCGCCGTGGCCGAGGAGATCAGCCGCAGCATCATCAACGTGCGCGACGTGTCTGAACAGACGGCTGCCGCCAGCGATGAAACGGCTGCGTCGAGTGTGGAGCTGGCGCGGTTGGGTAATCAGTTGCAGATGATGGTGAGTCACTTTCGAGTGTAG
- a CDS encoding YodC family protein has protein sequence MTFKPGDVVQLKSGGPHMTVEQIGEAAMTGESTVWCVWFERVGGRQTRHEATFRPTSLENTSMSFEITSI, from the coding sequence ATGACGTTTAAACCTGGCGATGTTGTACAACTGAAATCCGGCGGCCCGCACATGACCGTAGAGCAGATTGGCGAGGCTGCAATGACAGGTGAAAGCACCGTTTGGTGTGTATGGTTTGAGAGAGTTGGAGGCCGCCAAACACGACACGAAGCGACCTTTCGACCGACCTCGCTTGAAAATACGTCAATGTCTTTCGAAATCACCAGTATTTAA
- a CDS encoding sensor histidine kinase, producing the protein MNEANSKNEQAMATAARELFLLGQKTVEARAVLAALQKELSEANTQLVDSQQVEQLIEANQQLVLAILLAQSDAEKPQRSAEEHQRYLEMRDTNEQLVRAVLSAQHLQASAEHSLTQQQNILTLVAHELRNPLTPISMIAGRLVRVPKEELPRMQALIEGQVQHMSRLVDDLLDVSRASTGKLRLDRRIVDMVQIIQDAITVCSPVMAARHLHFTAELPEEALAVNGDPVRLTQILGNLLGNAAKYTQASGTVTLSVTGEDNLLQMSIADNGIGISAKALPFIFEPFVQDLHAVDFNRAGLGIGLTVVRELVEAHGGTVIGMSDGDGKGSTFIVTLPLAV; encoded by the coding sequence ATGAATGAGGCTAACAGCAAGAACGAACAAGCAATGGCCACCGCCGCTCGCGAATTGTTCCTGCTCGGCCAGAAAACCGTCGAGGCGCGTGCCGTACTGGCGGCGCTGCAAAAGGAGCTGAGCGAGGCCAACACCCAGCTCGTCGATAGCCAACAGGTCGAGCAACTGATCGAGGCCAATCAGCAATTGGTCCTGGCGATTCTGCTGGCGCAGTCGGATGCGGAAAAACCCCAACGCTCAGCCGAAGAACACCAGCGTTACCTGGAGATGCGCGACACCAACGAACAATTGGTGCGTGCCGTGCTCAGTGCGCAACATCTGCAAGCCTCGGCCGAGCACAGCCTGACCCAGCAACAAAATATCCTCACGCTGGTGGCTCACGAGCTGCGCAATCCTTTGACCCCCATCAGCATGATCGCCGGCCGACTGGTGCGGGTGCCGAAAGAAGAGCTGCCCCGAATGCAGGCACTGATCGAAGGCCAGGTGCAGCACATGTCACGACTGGTGGATGACCTGCTCGACGTCTCCCGCGCCAGCACCGGCAAGTTGCGCCTGGATCGTCGAATCGTCGATATGGTGCAAATCATTCAGGACGCCATCACCGTATGCAGCCCGGTCATGGCTGCTCGTCATTTGCACTTCACCGCAGAGTTGCCTGAAGAGGCGCTCGCGGTGAACGGCGATCCGGTACGGCTCACGCAAATCCTCGGCAACCTGCTGGGCAACGCGGCCAAGTACACCCAGGCGAGCGGCACGGTTACGCTGTCGGTGACCGGCGAAGACAATCTGCTGCAGATGAGCATTGCCGACAATGGCATCGGTATTTCTGCCAAGGCGCTGCCTTTTATCTTCGAGCCCTTCGTGCAGGATCTTCATGCCGTGGATTTCAACCGTGCAGGCCTGGGCATTGGCCTGACCGTGGTTCGTGAACTGGTCGAGGCCCATGGCGGCACGGTTATCGGCATGAGTGACGGCGACGGCAAGGGCAGTACCTTTATTGTGACCTTGCCGTTGGCGGTTTGA
- a CDS encoding phosphatase PAP2 family protein — MMTSSHSRFYWVNFGIPLACAVVVFLLFDLTRIDIAFNDLFYDPVAKVFPLDHVHLFEKITHKWARIIPNWTGEIAIVGALLSFLWPRLKAEKHSKIIAFLEKIKVAPVIRFASRHRRDFLYVVFAFSISTGVIHYLKGHTSVYCPIETTQYGGKVEHKEWYQNFDLLSVAGDGRCWPGGHASGGFTLLALYFVARRYRWRHSKAVMYGSLALGFVYGTTRVLQGWHYMSHTFWAGIFVWLACLLTALAFYGRARLELPVLQKHEEPALAAQPQPVN; from the coding sequence ATGATGACCTCCTCCCACTCGCGTTTTTACTGGGTGAACTTCGGTATCCCGCTGGCCTGTGCCGTCGTGGTTTTCCTGCTGTTCGACCTGACCAGAATCGACATCGCCTTCAACGATCTTTTTTATGATCCGGTCGCGAAAGTGTTCCCGCTGGATCATGTCCATCTATTCGAAAAGATCACTCACAAATGGGCGCGGATCATCCCGAACTGGACCGGCGAGATAGCCATCGTCGGCGCCTTGCTGTCGTTTCTCTGGCCACGTCTGAAGGCTGAAAAACATTCGAAAATCATCGCGTTCCTGGAAAAGATCAAGGTCGCGCCAGTGATACGGTTTGCCAGCAGGCACCGCCGTGACTTCCTGTATGTGGTGTTCGCGTTTTCCATCAGCACGGGCGTCATCCACTACCTCAAGGGTCATACCAGTGTGTATTGCCCGATCGAAACGACCCAGTACGGGGGGAAGGTCGAACACAAGGAGTGGTACCAGAATTTCGATCTGCTGAGCGTTGCCGGGGATGGGCGCTGCTGGCCGGGCGGTCATGCTTCGGGTGGTTTTACCCTGCTGGCGTTGTACTTCGTCGCGCGCCGCTACCGCTGGCGTCATTCCAAAGCGGTGATGTACGGCTCGCTGGCGCTCGGTTTCGTCTACGGCACGACGCGGGTCCTGCAAGGCTGGCACTACATGTCCCACACTTTCTGGGCCGGGATCTTCGTGTGGCTGGCGTGTTTGCTGACGGCGCTGGCGTTCTATGGGCGAGCGCGGCTGGAGTTGCCGGTTTTGCAAAAGCATGAAGAACCCGCGTTGGCGGCTCAGCCGCAGCCCGTCAATTGA
- a CDS encoding DUF6124 family protein, whose translation MKNNIPNSLEKASLAESETLDLAELSKITERRVSARLRNPNHLDPVSHVFTILPDIDTPSLLAHACETLASLNVMSTDLACDLESSRRNVALAIQQLAVVAELLVNRALDNLDPPDGLPEIPSTNHP comes from the coding sequence ATGAAAAACAACATCCCAAATTCGCTTGAAAAAGCGAGCCTTGCAGAATCAGAAACCCTCGACCTGGCCGAACTCTCCAAAATCACCGAACGACGCGTCAGTGCCCGCCTCCGCAATCCCAATCACCTTGACCCCGTCAGCCACGTATTCACCATCCTCCCCGACATCGACACCCCGTCCCTGCTCGCTCACGCCTGCGAAACCCTGGCCTCGCTCAACGTCATGAGCACGGACCTTGCCTGCGATCTGGAAAGCTCTCGCCGTAACGTAGCGCTGGCGATCCAGCAACTGGCGGTGGTGGCCGAACTGTTGGTAAACCGGGCGCTGGACAACCTGGACCCACCCGATGGATTGCCAGAGATCCCGTCCACCAACCACCCCTGA
- a CDS encoding DUF502 domain-containing protein gives MKAALAYFAKRVVAGLLVIVPIYLAILVLLKGMKSLGQLVRPFSKLLPEWLPAEQFLSLILVLLICFFIGAALRTRLGERTRTRVERGVFEKIPGYGLFRSLTQQVAGDSRQNVWKPALVEIEDALVPAFIIEVFEDGRYTIFVPSVPTPLAGAIYVLEASRVHPLDVSFTDAFKVITKWGLGAKDLVAAMEAGTNRREVPMLVSKADGAP, from the coding sequence ATGAAAGCGGCACTCGCGTACTTCGCCAAACGGGTAGTTGCAGGTTTACTCGTTATCGTCCCCATCTACCTCGCCATCCTGGTGTTGCTCAAGGGCATGAAGTCACTGGGACAACTGGTGCGACCCTTTTCCAAACTGTTGCCGGAATGGCTGCCTGCCGAGCAATTCTTATCGTTGATTCTGGTTTTGCTGATCTGCTTTTTCATTGGCGCCGCTTTGCGTACACGTTTGGGCGAACGCACCCGCACGCGGGTGGAAAGGGGGGTGTTTGAAAAAATCCCCGGCTACGGCCTGTTTCGTAGTCTGACCCAGCAAGTGGCGGGAGATAGCCGGCAAAATGTATGGAAGCCCGCCTTGGTCGAAATCGAAGATGCTCTCGTGCCGGCTTTCATCATTGAGGTGTTCGAGGATGGCCGCTACACCATCTTCGTCCCTTCAGTGCCCACGCCATTGGCCGGCGCCATCTACGTGCTGGAAGCGAGCCGCGTGCATCCTCTGGATGTCTCCTTCACTGATGCCTTTAAAGTCATCACCAAATGGGGCTTGGGTGCCAAGGATCTGGTGGCGGCCATGGAAGCCGGGACCAACCGGAGAGAGGTCCCGATGCTGGTAAGCAAGGCTGATGGCGCGCCTTAA
- a CDS encoding DEAD/DEAH box helicase: MMRAAFLGIDRYHDPLVGDLTGAARDATALWAVMSDSIEGLDAQLITNEDATVDAMRAAIEATLSAANEDDVVMFGFAGHGTPDHRLVLHDTEVDNLPGTTLGMDELARWFRDSKARAVILLLDCCFSGGASARVLNIGLIPRNAVAFPLVEVAGQGRILFAASSADQEAMEDPQSRHGLFTKAIIDTLLTADAPLGMLELVDKVTRLVSVNAQRYGYVQSPTMFGQTQGEVLIPPGRVGDRYRAAFPEYGNFQTNGEILELTKAGIPNEAADAWNERFPAGLNTLQIDAINDKGVLSGQSLMVVAPTSAGKTFIGELAAIKAIAAGKKAVFLLPYKALVNEKFEDFSALYGDRLGLRIARCSGDWQDQVSTVLRGKYDIAFFTYEKFLSLSVSSSHMLNQIGLVVLDEAQFITEPGRGMVVELLLTSIISARRRGVCPQLITLSAVIGHANSMDSWLGCGLLQTNYRPVPLIEGVMDRSGAFTRLGPNGPETVQLIAGHEIRQRRQKSSSQDMIVPLVRNLIEAGEKVIIFRNARGPASGCAEYLASELGLEAAQDVIDALPEGDPSAMSQSLRRALAGGVAFHNGDLTRDERVAVERGFREPNGLIKALVATSTVAAGVNTPASTVIIAETDFPGRTRTPYTVAQYKNMAGRAGRLGYEAEGRSVLLAETPMERNQLFRTYVQGTPEAITSSFDSAQPGTWTIRLLAQVREIPRDAVIDLIANTYGGFLAALHYPNWRDRMASSLEQLLNRMIDQGLIDQEGENLRLTMLGRACGESPLALESALRLVELVRRLTPADATLENLLVLVEVLQERDEDYTPQSGRNGEPRWQQEAIVRFGPIIGHGLAHRAESDSAFYARCKRALIVNDWIAGEPITDIEAHYSANAYSRVGHGDIRGYADGSRFILESALRIAAILLGRAEDEEATALLFTRLDHGLPAEALPLLAGPFTLTRGEALALYRAGHRSFDAISTLGEQALTAIVGRRGSKLLALLNP, encoded by the coding sequence ATGATGCGTGCCGCGTTCCTAGGGATTGATAGGTATCACGATCCGTTAGTGGGTGATCTGACAGGGGCGGCGCGAGATGCGACGGCACTGTGGGCCGTCATGTCGGATTCAATAGAAGGCTTGGATGCCCAATTGATTACCAACGAAGATGCCACTGTAGATGCGATGAGGGCGGCGATAGAGGCCACCTTGAGTGCAGCCAACGAGGATGATGTCGTCATGTTTGGCTTCGCGGGGCATGGGACACCGGACCATCGGCTCGTACTGCACGACACAGAAGTCGATAATTTACCTGGAACAACACTTGGGATGGACGAACTCGCGCGATGGTTTCGCGACTCGAAAGCGCGGGCCGTCATTCTTCTTTTGGATTGCTGCTTCAGCGGCGGAGCGTCCGCGCGGGTTCTCAACATAGGGTTGATACCACGCAATGCTGTTGCTTTCCCATTAGTCGAAGTGGCTGGCCAGGGTCGCATTTTGTTTGCCGCCTCATCCGCAGATCAGGAAGCAATGGAAGATCCACAGTCACGCCACGGCCTGTTCACAAAGGCGATTATTGACACTCTATTGACTGCGGACGCCCCCCTTGGGATGCTAGAGTTGGTGGATAAAGTCACGCGGCTTGTCAGTGTCAACGCGCAGCGCTATGGGTATGTACAGTCGCCCACCATGTTTGGTCAAACACAAGGAGAGGTCCTAATACCACCGGGTCGCGTAGGCGACCGTTATCGTGCCGCTTTCCCAGAATATGGAAATTTTCAAACGAACGGCGAGATTCTCGAACTCACGAAGGCAGGCATTCCTAACGAAGCGGCGGATGCTTGGAATGAGCGTTTCCCAGCTGGCCTTAATACCTTGCAGATTGATGCGATCAACGACAAGGGCGTGCTGAGTGGCCAATCCCTTATGGTCGTAGCTCCAACCAGCGCAGGAAAGACTTTCATAGGCGAACTGGCCGCAATTAAAGCCATCGCAGCGGGGAAAAAAGCCGTTTTTCTGCTGCCTTACAAGGCGTTAGTAAACGAAAAATTTGAGGATTTTTCGGCACTTTATGGTGATCGGTTAGGTCTGCGGATCGCCCGGTGTAGCGGCGACTGGCAGGACCAAGTAAGCACCGTTCTGCGGGGCAAGTACGACATTGCCTTCTTTACCTATGAGAAATTTTTAAGCCTGTCAGTTTCTTCATCCCATATGCTCAATCAGATAGGGTTAGTGGTCTTGGACGAGGCTCAATTCATCACCGAGCCTGGACGAGGCATGGTGGTAGAGTTATTGCTTACCAGCATAATCAGCGCTCGGCGCCGGGGCGTGTGCCCTCAGCTCATCACGCTAAGCGCCGTCATAGGCCACGCCAACAGCATGGACAGCTGGCTCGGTTGCGGATTGCTTCAAACGAATTATCGCCCCGTGCCTTTGATCGAAGGTGTGATGGATCGAAGCGGCGCTTTTACTCGGCTTGGACCGAATGGGCCGGAAACAGTGCAGTTAATCGCCGGTCACGAAATCCGGCAGCGCCGCCAAAAATCATCCTCACAAGACATGATCGTGCCCCTCGTACGCAACCTCATAGAAGCAGGGGAAAAAGTTATAATTTTTCGTAACGCGCGTGGACCGGCGAGTGGTTGCGCCGAATATCTCGCAAGTGAACTTGGGCTGGAGGCGGCACAAGACGTAATTGACGCACTGCCCGAAGGCGATCCCTCCGCAATGTCCCAAAGTCTGCGTCGTGCTCTAGCTGGCGGCGTGGCATTTCACAATGGCGACTTGACACGCGACGAGCGAGTGGCGGTTGAACGCGGCTTTCGAGAGCCCAATGGACTAATCAAAGCCCTTGTGGCGACGAGTACCGTAGCAGCTGGAGTAAACACACCTGCATCAACCGTCATCATTGCCGAAACAGACTTCCCCGGCCGAACCCGCACCCCCTACACAGTCGCGCAGTACAAAAATATGGCCGGACGTGCTGGTCGCCTTGGCTATGAAGCCGAAGGACGATCAGTCCTTCTCGCCGAAACACCCATGGAGCGAAACCAGCTCTTTCGAACGTATGTGCAAGGAACGCCCGAAGCGATTACCTCATCTTTTGATTCAGCTCAGCCCGGCACCTGGACTATTCGTCTTCTAGCACAAGTCCGAGAGATTCCGCGTGATGCGGTCATTGACCTAATCGCAAACACCTACGGAGGTTTCCTTGCCGCGCTGCACTATCCCAATTGGCGGGATCGTATGGCCAGCTCGCTGGAACAGCTCCTTAACCGAATGATTGATCAAGGTCTGATTGACCAAGAAGGCGAAAACCTCCGCCTGACCATGCTTGGACGTGCATGTGGCGAATCACCTTTGGCTCTGGAATCTGCTCTACGATTGGTAGAGCTAGTACGTCGTCTCACCCCTGCCGATGCAACACTGGAGAATCTGCTCGTTCTCGTAGAGGTCCTTCAAGAGCGTGATGAAGATTACACGCCACAGAGCGGCCGAAACGGAGAACCACGATGGCAGCAAGAAGCTATTGTTCGGTTTGGCCCCATTATTGGCCATGGATTGGCTCACAGAGCAGAAAGCGATTCAGCGTTTTATGCTCGGTGCAAACGCGCACTCATTGTGAATGACTGGATCGCAGGCGAACCGATAACCGATATCGAAGCCCATTACTCGGCCAATGCTTACTCTCGCGTGGGACACGGTGATATCCGAGGGTATGCTGATGGCTCACGTTTCATCTTAGAGTCAGCATTACGCATTGCTGCCATTCTGCTAGGTCGGGCCGAGGATGAAGAAGCCACGGCGCTGCTATTCACCCGGCTCGACCATGGCTTACCTGCCGAAGCCCTACCATTGTTAGCAGGCCCCTTCACTTTAACGCGTGGGGAGGCTCTGGCTCTCTACCGTGCTGGACACAGAAGCTTTGATGCGATCTCAACGCTGGGGGAGCAGGCGCTAACGGCAATTGTCGGGCGCCGTGGTAGTAAATTGCTCGCGTTACTCAATCCGTAG
- a CDS encoding DUF6124 family protein codes for MDKLTPDPPFETARPYRPHSLFMVVPDMDTESLLAHACESLASANVMANDFATYLNGPQRNTALAIAQIIMLAELAVNRALDNVDPQG; via the coding sequence ATGGATAAATTAACCCCCGATCCCCCCTTCGAAACCGCCAGACCCTATCGCCCCCACAGCCTCTTCATGGTCGTCCCGGACATGGACACCGAAAGCCTTCTGGCCCATGCCTGCGAGTCATTGGCTTCAGCCAACGTCATGGCCAATGATTTCGCCACCTACCTGAACGGTCCGCAGCGCAACACCGCGTTGGCCATTGCGCAGATCATCATGCTGGCGGAATTGGCCGTGAACCGGGCATTGGATAACGTCGATCCGCAGGGGTAG
- a CDS encoding ATPase domain-containing protein, with protein sequence MSTKVTINRLATGVPGLDEVLGGGLPEFSFNLIAGPPGCGKTTLAHQMMFALATPERPALFFTVLGEPPLKMLRYQQQFDFFDSEAINQSIRYINLADDTLAGNLDEVLRRIVSEVEAHSPALVFVDSFRSVVLASQTQDNPNNNLPQFIQQLGMLMTTWQATTFLIGEYFTETDTNPIFTVADGLIWLRQSVQRNSMVRKMEIMKMRGQPTLPGLHTFRIATSGIKVFAPAALNPVEAPQEFPVKRLKMGVAQLDEMLGGGLPRGYSLLVAGPSGSGKSILAATFLAEGARNGETGVIAVFEQRPNHSQNATLARLIQSGQVGLVDSRAPDLSIDEIVQLLLSEITRLKATRVVIDSLSGFELALAPTFREDFRESLSRMVTALTSAGVSVLMTSELEDRYTDLRFSPYGTAFLTDAIIVQRYIEVQSRLLRIMAVVKVRASAHSDELRLYRIDDQGLQIGEMLPEQEGLLGGRPTRQHADKDQG encoded by the coding sequence ATGAGCACCAAAGTGACTATCAACCGCCTGGCCACCGGCGTGCCAGGACTGGACGAGGTACTGGGCGGAGGTTTACCGGAGTTTTCGTTCAACTTGATCGCAGGCCCTCCCGGCTGCGGCAAGACCACCCTCGCTCACCAGATGATGTTTGCCCTGGCAACGCCTGAGCGCCCGGCACTGTTCTTTACCGTGCTTGGCGAGCCTCCGCTGAAGATGCTGCGTTATCAGCAACAATTCGATTTTTTCGACAGCGAAGCGATCAATCAGTCGATCCGCTACATCAACCTGGCCGACGACACGCTCGCTGGCAATCTGGACGAAGTATTGCGGCGCATTGTCAGCGAGGTGGAGGCGCATTCACCGGCGCTGGTGTTCGTCGACTCGTTCCGCTCGGTAGTACTGGCCAGCCAGACCCAGGACAACCCGAACAACAACCTGCCGCAGTTCATTCAACAACTGGGCATGTTGATGACCACCTGGCAGGCGACGACCTTCCTGATTGGCGAGTACTTCACCGAAACCGACACCAACCCGATTTTCACCGTCGCCGACGGCCTGATCTGGCTGCGCCAGAGCGTCCAGCGCAATTCCATGGTGCGCAAGATGGAAATCATGAAGATGCGCGGTCAGCCGACACTTCCGGGGCTGCACACCTTCCGCATCGCGACGTCGGGCATCAAGGTCTTTGCGCCCGCAGCACTCAACCCGGTTGAAGCGCCGCAGGAATTCCCCGTCAAACGCCTGAAGATGGGCGTCGCGCAACTCGACGAGATGCTCGGCGGCGGTCTGCCCCGTGGGTATTCCTTGCTGGTGGCCGGGCCGTCGGGCTCGGGCAAAAGTATTCTGGCCGCGACTTTCCTCGCTGAAGGCGCACGCAATGGCGAAACCGGGGTAATCGCGGTGTTCGAGCAGCGGCCCAATCACTCCCAGAACGCGACCCTCGCCCGCCTGATCCAGAGTGGTCAGGTCGGTCTGGTGGACAGCCGCGCTCCGGACCTGTCCATCGACGAAATCGTGCAGTTGCTGCTGAGCGAGATCACCCGGCTGAAAGCCACCCGCGTCGTGATCGATTCGCTGTCGGGTTTCGAACTGGCGCTGGCGCCCACTTTCCGCGAAGACTTCCGTGAGTCGCTGTCGCGCATGGTCACTGCCCTGACCAGCGCCGGCGTCAGCGTATTAATGACCTCCGAGCTGGAAGACCGTTACACCGATCTGCGTTTCAGCCCTTACGGCACGGCGTTCCTCACCGACGCCATCATCGTTCAGCGCTACATTGAAGTGCAGAGCCGCCTGCTGCGCATCATGGCCGTGGTCAAGGTCCGGGCCAGCGCCCATTCCGATGAATTGCGCCTGTACCGCATCGACGATCAAGGTTTACAGATCGGCGAGATGTTACCGGAGCAGGAAGGATTGCTGGGTGGTCGGCCAACCCGGCAGCACGCTGACAAAGACCAGGGATGA